The proteins below come from a single Benincasa hispida cultivar B227 chromosome 4, ASM972705v1, whole genome shotgun sequence genomic window:
- the LOC120076038 gene encoding uncharacterized protein LOC120076038: MDRRIFAILCNMLRTTSHLAPPQCVNVQEMVAIFFYILAHDVKNLVGRQFAQSGETVSRHFTSVLTTVLQLHELLLKKSKPISSDCIDKLSGYIGWHIYQSQWSAADSRLLRDAISQPHGVKVPKGYYYLCDVGYPNVEGILAPYRGERYNLSEWRGAGNALTNPRESFNMKHLPLETA, encoded by the exons ATGGATAGACGGATTTTCGCCATCCTCTGTAACATGCTTAGAACGACCAGTCATCTGGCACCTCCTCAATGTGTTAACGTTCAAGAGATGGTGGCAATTTTCTTCTACATCTTGGCACACGACGTTAAGAACCTAGTTGGACGACAGTTCGCACAGTCTGGTGAAACTGTTTCAAGGCATTTTACGTCCGTTCTGACCACAGTACTACAACTTCATGAATTACTGCTGAAAAAATCGAAGCCTATCTCGAGTGACTGCATAGACA AACTGTCTGGGTACATTGGATGGCACATATATCAAAGTCAAT GGTCTGCAGCTGATTCTAGATTGCTTAGGGATGCAATTTCTCAACCACATGGGGTGAAGGTTCCCAAGG GTTATTATTACCTATGTGATGTTGGATATCCCAATGTCGAGGGAATCTTGGCACCATATAGGGGAGAGCGGTACAATCTTTCAGAATGGCGTGGTGCTGGAAATGCACTGACTAATCCACGGGAATCTTTCAACATGAAACATTTACCGCTAGAAACTGCATAG